In uncultured Cohaesibacter sp., a genomic segment contains:
- a CDS encoding arsenate reductase ArsC codes for MQNVLFLCTGNSSRSIMAEAILDRMGKGRFKAFSAGTLHVGQPNPWAIQLLEQLGYQICRLRSKSWNEFTRPGCPHMDHIITVCDTAADEIYPDFPGHPTSAHWGIPDPSVEVGDDKDMQLAFLTTYAQLADRIGRFVALPIESMDAQALKLAMQEISNFSGNTRDRDD; via the coding sequence ATGCAGAATGTCCTGTTTCTATGTACCGGCAATTCCTCCCGATCCATTATGGCGGAAGCCATTCTGGATCGAATGGGGAAGGGGCGCTTCAAGGCCTTCTCCGCCGGTACCCTGCATGTTGGCCAACCCAACCCATGGGCCATTCAATTGCTTGAACAGCTTGGTTATCAGATCTGTCGCCTGCGGTCCAAAAGCTGGAATGAATTCACCCGCCCCGGATGCCCGCATATGGATCATATCATCACCGTGTGCGATACGGCCGCAGACGAGATTTACCCGGACTTCCCCGGCCACCCGACGTCGGCGCATTGGGGCATTCCCGATCCCTCGGTCGAGGTGGGCGATGACAAGGATATGCAGCTGGCTTTCCTGACCACCTATGCACAGCTGGCCGATCGCATCGGGCGTTTCGTCGCTTTGCCCATTGAAAGCATGGACGCTCAAGCCCTGAAGCTGGCGATGCAGGAGATCAGCAATTTCTCCGGAAACACAAGAGACCGCGATGACTGA
- the ppdK gene encoding pyruvate, phosphate dikinase, with product MVLASHWVYNFGDGEADGNARMRNLLGSKGANLAEMTNMGLPVPPGFTITTELCNSYFAMGHVYPASLKGEVDAAVERIGALTGRRLGDADNPLLLSIRSGARISIPGMMEAILNLGLNDQTVKGLARQTGDERFAYDNYRRFIMKYSDVVLGIDQIAFEEIIEEYKDERDILYDADLKADDWKVIIEQFKAMVQDELDDPFPQDIQKQLWGAISSVFSSWMNARAITYRHLHDIPEDWGTSANVQAMVFGNLNAQSAVGVAFTRSQDSGEKKLEGSFLPVAHGEDISAGDLKPLPLSRSEGSDIKSMEELMPDIFSEFLSICKRLETQYMDMMKLGFTIENGKLWMLQARAAPRTPKAALRAAVDLAKEGLITESEAVSRVDPRSLDQLLHPTISESEKRVIFAKGMAASPGAASGHLVFRTQDAEEFVSHGRQVILMRVETSPEDVHGMHVARGIVTARGGMTSHAAVVARGMGIPCVTGAGAMHINYEEQSVTVGTVTLRKGDLITIDGSSGDVLNGDVQMQNPELSEEFSTLMGWVDKIRRLKVRCNADTPQDAKAARDFGAEGIGLCRTEHMFFQDDRIFDIRAMIIATSEEDRRRSMDKLLPLQRADFEALFETMAGLPVTIRLLDPPLHEFLPNNPGDIATMARALKVDEASLTARIHAMHEFNPMLGHRGCRLAISKPEVVEMQARAIFEAAVSAGEKTGAPVQPEIMVPLVSIREELEFVKARIDSTAKAVMKEMGHEIAYKVGTMIELPRAALQARKIAESAEFFSFGTNDLTQTTYGISRDDAARFIADYIKAGVLEQDPFISIDIEGVGELIEIASERGRFARPDITLGICGEHGGDPVSIEFCEKVGLDYVSCSPYRVPIARLSAAQATLRRHQRIG from the coding sequence ATGGTTCTGGCATCTCATTGGGTTTATAATTTCGGTGATGGCGAAGCGGACGGCAATGCCCGTATGCGGAACCTGCTGGGCAGCAAGGGCGCAAACCTTGCCGAAATGACCAATATGGGCCTGCCGGTGCCGCCGGGTTTCACCATCACCACCGAATTGTGCAACAGCTATTTCGCCATGGGCCATGTCTATCCGGCCAGCCTGAAGGGCGAAGTCGATGCCGCGGTCGAACGCATCGGCGCGCTGACTGGGCGCAGGCTTGGCGATGCGGACAATCCGCTACTGCTGTCCATTCGCTCCGGTGCCCGCATTTCCATTCCCGGCATGATGGAAGCGATCCTCAATCTCGGCCTCAATGACCAGACCGTGAAGGGGCTGGCTCGCCAGACCGGAGATGAGCGCTTTGCCTATGACAATTATCGCCGCTTCATCATGAAATATAGTGATGTGGTTCTGGGCATCGACCAGATCGCCTTTGAAGAAATCATCGAGGAATACAAGGATGAGCGCGACATCCTGTATGATGCCGATCTTAAGGCCGATGACTGGAAGGTGATCATCGAACAATTCAAGGCGATGGTTCAGGACGAACTGGACGATCCCTTCCCACAGGACATCCAGAAGCAGTTATGGGGAGCGATCAGCTCGGTCTTTTCCTCCTGGATGAATGCCCGCGCCATTACCTATCGCCATTTGCATGACATCCCCGAGGATTGGGGCACATCGGCCAATGTACAGGCGATGGTGTTCGGCAATCTCAATGCCCAATCCGCCGTCGGGGTTGCCTTCACGCGCAGTCAGGATAGCGGCGAGAAGAAACTCGAAGGCAGTTTCCTGCCCGTTGCGCACGGTGAGGACATCTCCGCAGGCGACCTCAAGCCTTTGCCCTTGAGCCGGAGCGAGGGCTCGGACATCAAGAGCATGGAAGAGCTGATGCCGGATATCTTCAGCGAATTCCTCTCGATCTGCAAAAGGCTTGAAACCCAGTATATGGACATGATGAAGCTGGGCTTCACCATCGAGAATGGCAAATTGTGGATGCTACAGGCCCGGGCCGCGCCACGCACGCCCAAGGCGGCGCTGCGGGCGGCGGTCGATCTTGCCAAGGAAGGCTTGATCACGGAATCGGAAGCGGTTTCGCGCGTTGACCCACGATCTCTAGACCAGTTGCTGCATCCGACCATATCGGAGAGTGAAAAACGGGTGATCTTTGCCAAGGGCATGGCGGCATCGCCGGGGGCTGCATCGGGCCATCTGGTTTTCCGCACACAGGATGCTGAGGAATTTGTCAGCCATGGGCGACAGGTCATCCTGATGCGCGTCGAGACCAGCCCGGAAGATGTGCATGGCATGCATGTGGCACGGGGTATCGTGACGGCCCGCGGCGGCATGACGAGCCATGCGGCCGTGGTTGCCCGCGGCATGGGCATCCCTTGCGTTACCGGGGCCGGGGCGATGCATATCAATTATGAAGAGCAGAGTGTGACCGTGGGAACGGTTACCTTACGCAAGGGCGACCTGATCACCATCGATGGCAGCTCGGGCGATGTGCTCAATGGCGATGTGCAAATGCAGAATCCGGAACTGAGCGAGGAATTTTCCACCCTGATGGGCTGGGTCGACAAGATCCGCCGTCTGAAGGTGCGCTGCAATGCCGACACACCGCAGGATGCCAAGGCTGCGCGGGATTTCGGCGCCGAGGGCATCGGGCTTTGCCGCACAGAGCATATGTTCTTTCAGGATGACCGCATCTTTGACATTCGCGCCATGATCATCGCCACCAGCGAGGAAGACAGACGCCGCTCGATGGACAAGCTGTTGCCGCTGCAACGGGCCGATTTCGAGGCGCTGTTTGAAACCATGGCCGGGTTGCCGGTGACCATCCGCCTGCTGGACCCGCCGCTGCATGAATTCCTGCCGAACAATCCCGGCGACATCGCGACCATGGCTCGGGCACTCAAGGTTGACGAGGCCAGCCTGACTGCCCGTATCCACGCCATGCATGAGTTCAACCCGATGCTTGGACACAGGGGCTGCCGTCTGGCCATTTCCAAGCCGGAAGTGGTGGAAATGCAGGCCCGGGCGATTTTCGAAGCTGCTGTTTCTGCGGGTGAGAAAACCGGCGCGCCGGTGCAGCCGGAAATCATGGTGCCGCTGGTCTCGATCCGCGAGGAGCTGGAATTTGTCAAGGCACGGATTGATTCCACCGCCAAGGCCGTGATGAAGGAAATGGGTCATGAGATCGCCTATAAGGTCGGCACCATGATCGAGTTGCCACGCGCGGCGCTACAGGCCCGCAAGATCGCGGAATCGGCAGAATTCTTCTCCTTCGGCACCAACGATCTGACCCAGACGACCTATGGCATAAGCCGCGACGATGCAGCCCGCTTCATCGCCGATTATATCAAGGCCGGTGTGCTGGAACAGGATCCCTTCATCTCGATCGATATCGAGGGGGTGGGTGAGTTGATCGAAATTGCCTCCGAACGGGGCCGCTTTGCCCGTCCGGATATCACGCTGGGAATCTGCGGCGAGCATGGTGGCGATCCGGTGTCGATCGAATTCTGCGAGAAGGTCGGGCTTGATTATGTTTCCTGCTCGCCCTATCGCGTGCCCATCGCCCGCCTCTCTGCGGCACAGGCGACCCTGAGGCGTCATCAGCGGATCGGATAG
- a CDS encoding LysE family transporter — MMSSVYLQGIVIGLAIAAPVGPIGLLCIRRTLREGRLMGIATGMGAATADGVYGIITATGLAISGLLISHGDIMRLGGGLLILYLGITTFWRGLQAQPHDPATAPGVHAPLKAYGTTFLLTISNPATIIAFIGMISGLSKGAESGPHAAYWLVLGVFCGSALWWFFLVGLTSLIRSLVSDNFMRLVDFVSGAILALWGLRLIWQSGNLWL; from the coding sequence ATGATGAGCAGCGTATATCTTCAGGGCATTGTCATTGGCCTTGCCATTGCGGCACCGGTCGGACCAATTGGGCTTTTGTGCATTCGCCGCACCTTGCGCGAGGGGCGTCTGATGGGCATCGCCACCGGCATGGGCGCAGCAACGGCGGATGGGGTTTATGGCATCATCACCGCAACGGGGCTGGCCATTTCCGGTCTGCTGATCAGCCATGGCGACATCATGCGCCTTGGCGGCGGGTTGCTGATCCTCTATCTGGGCATCACCACTTTCTGGCGCGGCTTGCAAGCCCAGCCCCACGACCCGGCAACGGCTCCCGGTGTCCATGCACCGCTCAAGGCCTATGGCACGACCTTTCTGCTGACGATCTCCAACCCGGCAACCATCATTGCCTTCATTGGCATGATTTCCGGCCTTTCCAAAGGAGCGGAAAGCGGGCCACATGCTGCCTATTGGCTGGTTCTGGGCGTTTTCTGCGGCTCGGCGCTGTGGTGGTTCTTCCTTGTTGGCCTCACCTCGCTGATACGCTCTCTGGTGTCGGATAATTTCATGCGTCTGGTTGATTTTGTATCGGGGGCCATTCTAGCTCTGTGGGGCCTGCGGCTGATCTGGCAATCGGGGAACCTCTGGCTCTAG
- a CDS encoding DUF3422 domain-containing protein yields MADTESRLAKARFNHSLRAPMIAEMHARPFLKLGAPSRLAFIALKPERDGAHTPALARAQLIAFLDQFGAGHPTEEAVYHIANIGEMILKWENHSEFATYTLFTYAPRPAHLGPDSFATDLHDYFSIEWLEAFSGRIVSSVSARIEKVSDQAALEEQMSGVVHGWFGSTSSFAAAYVSDGDAAIAADFDLDHRGQIRLAVLACGEIGSSRLGRIIQRFLEVETYRAMSMLTLPIARKVLANINAINVKLSENVARIGDEKESDKAVLDELLDISAELSLLSTSSSSRFSAGRAYEELVMQRIELLREKRILDRQLFSEFMKRRYLPSMRTCRSAQYQLDDLTFRAAHASDLLGTRVQVTTSDQNRQLLAQMDRRAALQARLQETVEGLSVVAISYYAVSLLTYLLAPFAKLIHMDKTMMAAALVVPVVAFIWLSMRKVKERLIRKPGKEE; encoded by the coding sequence GTGGCGGATACAGAAAGCAGACTGGCCAAGGCACGTTTCAACCACTCGCTCCGCGCGCCAATGATCGCGGAAATGCATGCGCGGCCTTTTCTCAAGCTTGGTGCTCCCAGTCGCCTTGCCTTCATCGCGCTGAAACCCGAGCGTGACGGCGCCCATACACCAGCATTGGCGCGTGCGCAGCTGATTGCCTTTCTCGATCAGTTCGGCGCCGGACATCCCACCGAGGAGGCCGTCTATCATATTGCCAATATTGGCGAAATGATCCTGAAATGGGAGAATCATTCAGAATTCGCCACCTATACTCTCTTCACCTACGCGCCGCGTCCTGCGCATCTGGGGCCGGACAGCTTTGCCACGGATCTGCATGATTATTTCAGCATCGAGTGGCTGGAAGCTTTTTCCGGCCGGATCGTGTCTTCGGTTTCCGCCCGGATCGAAAAGGTGTCAGATCAGGCCGCGCTGGAAGAGCAGATGTCCGGCGTGGTGCATGGCTGGTTCGGTTCCACATCGAGTTTTGCCGCCGCCTATGTCAGCGATGGCGATGCCGCGATTGCCGCCGATTTCGATCTTGACCATCGCGGCCAGATCAGGCTTGCGGTTCTGGCTTGTGGCGAGATTGGCTCCAGCAGGCTGGGGCGGATCATCCAGCGTTTTCTGGAGGTGGAAACCTACCGCGCCATGTCGATGCTGACCCTGCCTATCGCGCGCAAGGTACTGGCCAATATCAATGCCATCAATGTCAAGCTCAGTGAGAATGTGGCCCGAATTGGCGACGAGAAGGAAAGCGACAAGGCGGTTCTCGATGAGTTGCTGGATATCTCGGCGGAGCTGTCATTGCTGTCCACGAGCAGCTCGTCGCGTTTCAGCGCTGGCCGCGCCTATGAAGAACTGGTCATGCAGCGCATCGAATTACTGCGCGAGAAGCGCATTCTGGATCGCCAGCTCTTTTCCGAATTCATGAAGCGCCGCTATCTGCCAAGCATGCGCACCTGCCGTTCGGCACAATATCAGCTTGATGATCTCACCTTCCGCGCCGCCCATGCCTCAGACTTGCTCGGCACCCGCGTTCAGGTGACCACCAGCGATCAGAACCGCCAGCTTTTGGCCCAGATGGATCGTCGCGCCGCGCTGCAGGCACGTTTGCAGGAAACGGTCGAGGGGCTCTCCGTGGTGGCTATTTCCTATTATGCCGTCAGCCTGCTGACCTATCTTCTGGCACCATTCGCCAAGCTCATCCACATGGACAAGACCATGATGGCCGCAGCGCTTGTGGTCCCCGTTGTCGCCTTTATCTGGCTCTCCATGCGCAAGGTGAAGGAGCGGCTCATCCGCAAACCCGGCAAGGAAGAATAG
- a CDS encoding cell wall hydrolase, whose product MSKSSLGQKSLGLTTCLMISTCLILSFTQSLDEDRSAAVSLADMRERGWTGDMFAQGTQGSGDEMQSAPSTQPIHQALAMASASSSRSLPSSGQFSKGTYIQISEQSDDEPMLRTSKPYHVARYSDLEESFSVNHDGKGDRRRRWNWEPYKVSHGRREIALNWSGSVWHMASPTAEESNDALPKLVFAPADDLTMVMADARQFLKSESDASGTDMMFAQNDSASPAPAGVDRIVTGSTALAYAPTSDSTDAPFEAILTEQRKGAISEENQVTVLDAIDDFNSDDETATTPAVASIAPINALPRVRVPYRGQSIEIAKTDKVSKPLDISPIVAEVEPQVASLNKEGDKDIPLTMAKSQERRAELRLAKLGDEDTEEKTKKKSRWASWFDFSSKKAKIDAKGEHAWVKNKVPKSSFTKKQKTCLANAIYFESRSEPEEGQIAVGQVVMNRVKNPAYPDTICGVVYQNQQMRNACQFSFACDGIPDRVRSKKAWNLAVKLADEVINEEVWIKAVGSSTHYHATYVHPKWANTMQKRKKIGLHIFYNTYGGGWS is encoded by the coding sequence ATGTCTAAATCTTCACTTGGCCAGAAGAGCCTTGGTCTGACCACCTGTCTGATGATCAGCACATGCCTGATCCTTTCTTTCACTCAATCTCTCGACGAAGACCGTTCCGCTGCGGTTTCGCTGGCAGACATGAGAGAACGGGGCTGGACGGGCGATATGTTCGCGCAAGGGACACAGGGTTCCGGCGATGAAATGCAGTCAGCACCATCTACCCAGCCTATCCATCAGGCATTGGCCATGGCCAGTGCTTCTTCCTCGCGCTCGCTGCCCTCTTCCGGTCAATTCAGCAAGGGCACTTATATCCAGATTTCAGAGCAATCGGACGACGAACCAATGCTTCGGACGTCCAAGCCCTATCATGTTGCGCGCTATTCCGATCTGGAGGAAAGCTTCTCGGTCAATCATGACGGCAAGGGCGACCGGCGCCGGCGCTGGAATTGGGAACCTTACAAGGTATCCCATGGCAGACGGGAGATTGCCCTGAACTGGTCCGGTTCGGTGTGGCATATGGCCAGCCCGACAGCAGAGGAAAGCAACGACGCTCTGCCGAAACTGGTCTTCGCTCCGGCTGACGACCTGACGATGGTGATGGCAGACGCTCGACAGTTCCTCAAGTCCGAGTCTGACGCGAGCGGAACAGACATGATGTTTGCCCAGAATGATAGCGCCTCGCCTGCCCCGGCCGGCGTCGACAGGATCGTGACCGGCTCCACTGCGCTGGCCTATGCTCCGACATCGGACAGCACGGATGCTCCGTTTGAGGCCATCCTGACCGAGCAGCGCAAAGGCGCCATCAGCGAGGAAAATCAGGTTACCGTTCTGGATGCGATAGACGATTTCAACAGTGACGATGAGACGGCAACCACCCCGGCGGTGGCATCCATCGCCCCCATTAATGCGCTGCCGCGCGTCCGAGTGCCTTACAGAGGCCAGTCCATCGAGATTGCCAAAACGGACAAGGTCAGCAAACCGCTCGATATCTCTCCGATTGTTGCCGAGGTGGAACCGCAAGTCGCTTCCCTGAACAAGGAAGGGGACAAGGATATCCCCCTGACCATGGCCAAGAGTCAGGAACGTCGCGCCGAATTGCGCCTGGCCAAACTGGGTGACGAGGATACGGAAGAAAAAACCAAGAAGAAATCACGCTGGGCAAGCTGGTTCGATTTCTCCAGCAAAAAGGCCAAGATTGACGCCAAAGGTGAACATGCTTGGGTGAAGAACAAGGTTCCGAAATCCTCATTCACCAAGAAGCAGAAAACCTGTCTTGCCAACGCCATCTATTTCGAAAGCCGCTCCGAGCCGGAAGAAGGTCAGATCGCGGTGGGTCAGGTGGTGATGAACCGGGTCAAGAACCCGGCCTATCCCGACACGATTTGCGGGGTGGTCTATCAGAACCAGCAAATGCGCAATGCCTGCCAGTTCTCATTTGCCTGCGATGGCATTCCGGATCGTGTGCGCTCCAAAAAGGCGTGGAATCTGGCTGTGAAGCTGGCTGACGAAGTGATCAACGAAGAGGTCTGGATCAAGGCTGTTGGTTCATCAACCCATTATCATGCGACCTATGTTCATCCAAAATGGGCAAACACCATGCAGAAGCGCAAGAAAATCGGCCTGCATATCTTCTACAACACCTACGGTGGTGGCTGGAGCTAG
- a CDS encoding methyl-accepting chemotaxis protein — MFMKSRRILKFTQNLKISHRIVVLTVVCLLGLTILGTTNYLGSNMRTAAIKEGEIANSIKDIVQQVNLSVLNMRSNATSFLTVNDRKFAVRFDLAYEDAVNLLEEIDNVDVSGATKQSVAELRQALSDDQTSFHKIVEKKKEIGLSEYNGMMGDLNTIATDVDDIIQKSGNQKLMVMQLQMRILEKQFLQTSAADILATLQDKREEMARTLSTAMMTAEERKAITENVSGYMDTINKIQEAKNELFRMSAEMNSYYNTMSFKFASIREMANDSSELAEQKLSQIDKQVTLIFVSTLFGSVILTLLLSFFLGRSIVKPIRNIINAMNNLASGDHHSSIPYADVRNEIGDIAKAVEVFRSNAIERERLKSETEREQEARLHRQSRMEALIEQFRTLARQSMEAVATKSKGMEEIASTLSANSTQTSTQADTVERSSNEAQDHFQAVAAAAEELSASIGEIGRQTESSSSVIQKAVNTATAADQKISSLANAAQQVGEVVTMIQNIAEQTNLLALNATIEAARAGDAGRGFAVVAAEVKELANQTSKATEEISGQISAIQTETDEAVEAIRAITHTMTEVGSTSNMIAAAVEEQGSATENISENVQRAAVGAANISENIGSVAEAASANLKSAQAVLTVSHEMLTQTDELQKLVNQFLEDVAAA, encoded by the coding sequence ATGTTTATGAAGTCCAGACGGATTCTTAAGTTCACTCAAAATCTGAAAATTTCTCATCGCATCGTAGTCCTGACCGTTGTCTGCCTTTTGGGCCTGACCATTCTTGGTACAACCAATTATCTGGGCTCGAATATGCGCACTGCGGCGATCAAGGAAGGTGAAATTGCAAACTCCATCAAGGATATTGTGCAACAGGTCAACCTTTCCGTTTTGAATATGCGCTCCAACGCCACCTCGTTTCTGACCGTCAATGACCGCAAATTCGCCGTGCGCTTCGATCTTGCCTATGAAGATGCCGTCAACCTGCTCGAAGAAATCGACAATGTCGATGTCAGCGGCGCGACAAAGCAGTCTGTCGCGGAGTTGCGTCAGGCTCTATCGGATGATCAGACGAGCTTTCACAAGATTGTTGAGAAGAAAAAAGAGATCGGACTGTCTGAATATAACGGCATGATGGGCGATCTGAACACGATCGCCACCGATGTTGATGACATTATCCAGAAGAGCGGCAATCAGAAGCTGATGGTGATGCAGCTGCAAATGCGCATTCTGGAAAAGCAATTCCTGCAAACTTCCGCAGCGGACATTCTTGCTACCCTGCAGGACAAGCGGGAAGAAATGGCGAGAACACTTTCCACTGCGATGATGACTGCGGAAGAACGCAAAGCCATCACGGAGAATGTCTCGGGCTATATGGATACCATCAACAAGATCCAGGAAGCCAAGAACGAGCTCTTCAGAATGTCTGCGGAGATGAATTCCTACTATAACACCATGTCTTTCAAGTTTGCTTCCATTCGCGAAATGGCGAATGACAGCAGTGAACTTGCTGAGCAGAAGCTGAGCCAGATTGACAAGCAGGTCACGCTGATCTTTGTTTCAACCCTGTTCGGCTCTGTTATTCTGACCCTGCTGTTGTCTTTCTTTCTGGGCCGCAGCATCGTCAAGCCAATTCGCAATATCATCAATGCCATGAACAATCTGGCCAGCGGCGATCATCATTCCAGCATCCCTTATGCAGATGTTCGCAATGAAATCGGCGACATTGCCAAGGCCGTGGAAGTCTTCCGCAGCAATGCCATCGAACGTGAGCGCCTGAAGAGCGAGACCGAACGGGAGCAGGAAGCCCGTCTGCATCGCCAGAGCCGCATGGAAGCACTGATCGAACAGTTCCGCACACTGGCGCGGCAGTCGATGGAGGCTGTGGCCACCAAGAGCAAGGGCATGGAAGAAATCGCCAGCACCCTTTCGGCCAATTCAACCCAGACCTCGACACAGGCCGATACGGTGGAACGCTCTTCCAATGAAGCTCAGGATCACTTCCAGGCCGTTGCAGCCGCAGCCGAAGAGCTCTCCGCTTCGATCGGCGAAATCGGTCGCCAGACAGAAAGCTCTTCCTCCGTTATTCAGAAAGCAGTCAATACGGCAACGGCTGCCGACCAGAAGATTTCCAGTCTGGCCAATGCAGCCCAGCAGGTCGGCGAAGTGGTGACGATGATCCAGAATATCGCCGAACAGACCAACCTTCTGGCTCTCAACGCCACCATCGAGGCTGCCCGGGCGGGAGACGCCGGACGCGGCTTCGCCGTGGTGGCTGCCGAAGTCAAGGAACTGGCCAACCAGACCTCAAAGGCAACAGAAGAGATTTCTGGCCAGATTTCCGCCATTCAGACCGAAACCGACGAAGCAGTGGAGGCAATTCGCGCCATTACCCACACCATGACGGAAGTCGGCTCGACCTCCAACATGATCGCTGCGGCGGTGGAAGAACAGGGCAGCGCCACCGAGAATATTAGCGAAAATGTTCAGCGTGCAGCTGTCGGAGCCGCCAATATCTCGGAAAATATCGGCAGCGTGGCTGAAGCTGCGAGCGCCAACCTGAAATCCGCTCAGGCCGTGTTGACCGTCTCCCATGAGATGCTCACCCAGACCGACGAATTGCAGAAGCTCGTCAACCAGTTTCTCGAAGATGTGGCTGCCGCCTAG
- the meaB gene encoding methylmalonyl Co-A mutase-associated GTPase MeaB: protein MPNETTSSNRPALTLSSIREGGKRAVARALSALETDEGSPAIARLLDDAARSAQAHVVGLTGPPGVGKSTLTNCLIRHWRANGERVGVVAVDPSSRFSMGALLGDRTRLDTDPTDKDIFVRSMAARDRLGGLSHEAVAAIVLMRALFDRVLVESVGIGQSEADIAFATDTVVLCIQPGSGDSLQFMKAGVMELPDIIVVTKADMGKPAMRAKADVEGALSLTTQKEKDWSAPVLMTSARDDTGLQQLIAVIDQHRSNLLERDQLPAIRREQAAIWLLDRVRKKFGDIGLAQIDLQKEILRAGGPFAAEQAISEDLTNRLMNSMKAK from the coding sequence ATGCCGAACGAGACAACATCCAGCAACCGACCTGCCCTCACCCTTTCCTCGATCAGGGAAGGAGGCAAGCGAGCGGTTGCGCGCGCCCTCAGCGCATTGGAAACCGACGAAGGCAGTCCTGCCATTGCCCGGCTTCTGGATGATGCCGCCCGCAGCGCTCAGGCGCATGTGGTCGGGCTGACGGGGCCGCCGGGCGTGGGCAAATCCACATTGACCAATTGTCTGATCCGCCACTGGCGTGCCAATGGCGAGCGTGTGGGCGTTGTTGCCGTAGACCCCTCTTCGCGTTTTTCCATGGGTGCGTTGCTGGGCGATCGCACGCGGCTGGACACCGATCCCACGGATAAGGACATTTTCGTACGGTCAATGGCAGCAAGGGATCGGCTTGGCGGTCTCTCCCATGAAGCGGTAGCGGCCATTGTGCTGATGCGCGCCCTGTTTGACCGGGTGCTTGTGGAAAGTGTGGGAATCGGACAATCAGAAGCGGATATCGCTTTCGCAACGGATACAGTAGTGCTCTGCATTCAGCCCGGCTCCGGCGACAGCTTGCAATTCATGAAGGCTGGCGTCATGGAACTGCCAGATATCATCGTGGTGACCAAGGCAGACATGGGCAAGCCAGCCATGCGGGCCAAGGCTGATGTGGAAGGCGCGCTGTCGCTAACCACGCAAAAAGAGAAGGATTGGAGCGCCCCTGTTTTGATGACATCGGCGCGGGATGATACAGGGTTACAACAACTTATAGCAGTAATTGACCAGCACCGGAGCAACTTGCTGGAAAGAGACCAATTACCGGCAATTCGCCGGGAACAGGCAGCAATTTGGCTATTAGATCGGGTGCGCAAAAAGTTCGGAGACATCGGTCTGGCGCAAATTGATCTGCAAAAGGAGATCCTTCGAGCCGGAGGCCCCTTTGCAGCGGAGCAAGCAATCTCGGAAGATCTAACCAACCGGCTGATGAATTCGATGAAAGCCAAATAA
- a CDS encoding metalloregulator ArsR/SmtB family transcription factor, with translation MQTASETWNPQSRAQIILSALAQETRLKVFRLLSQAGPEGMGAGAIAKSLDIPHNTLSTHLSILQRAGLIKSERNGRNIIYYGLQDCLTDLMAFLQDECPQAMPTSHEELHAKRSVS, from the coding sequence ATGCAAACGGCGTCCGAAACTTGGAATCCGCAATCGCGGGCACAGATCATCCTGTCCGCACTGGCTCAGGAAACCCGTCTGAAAGTCTTCCGCCTGCTCTCTCAGGCTGGCCCCGAAGGTATGGGGGCTGGTGCAATCGCCAAAAGCCTCGATATCCCGCACAATACCCTGTCTACCCATCTTTCCATTCTCCAGCGAGCCGGGCTGATCAAGTCCGAGCGCAATGGCAGGAATATCATCTATTACGGATTGCAGGATTGTCTCACGGATTTGATGGCATTTCTTCAGGATGAATGTCCTCAGGCCATGCCGACCAGTCATGAGGAACTGCATGCAAAAAGAAGCGTGAGTTAG